A single window of Larimichthys crocea isolate SSNF chromosome XII, L_crocea_2.0, whole genome shotgun sequence DNA harbors:
- the LOC109141591 gene encoding sterol 26-hydroxylase, mitochondrial-like, with translation MAPGSRRVGSDSSAPGQLYTFQDKPQTVEDLPRVSFLELMYRLTFQGFLSRIHELQIYEKQRHGPIYKDALKSVCITTPKLMEEIMRNDDKFPNRGDMSLWQEHRNLRGFGYGQSKANGKIFISFVSIVTLLNKLMLHLKDSAQYGDTLNGVVTDFIKRMYYLRQCIPTGYLVTNMANELYHFSLEAIASILFETRLGCLEKEIPAGTQHFINSISKMFSNNFVVMLLPKWSRGILPYWGRYIEGWDGIFSFSEWQLRYDKKMEFIQKCLDNNEEVKGEYLTYLLSNTQMSTKNVYGNITELLLAGVGTVKKHQTFTSTAT, from the exons ATGGCTCCTGGCTCTAGGAGGGTGGGAAGTGACTCCTCTGCGCCTGGGCAGCTCTATACCTTCCAGGACAAGCCTCAGACTGTAGAGGACCTCCCACGTGTCAGTTTCTTGGAGCTGATGTACAGACTGACTTTTCAGGGTTTCCTCAGCCGTATACATGAGCTACAG ATCTATGAGAAACAGAGACACGGGCCCATATACAAAGACGCATTAAAGTCAGTGTGCATTACCACTCCAAAGCTGATGGAGGAAATCATGAGGAATGACGACAAGTTCCCTAACAGAGGAGACATGTCTCTGTGGCAAGAGCACCGCAACTTGAGAGGATTTGGCTACGGACAGAGTAAGGCC AACGGAAAAATATTTATCAGCTTTGTTTCCATTGTGACTCTGCTGAACAAGCTCATGCTGCATCTGAAGGACTCTGCACAGTATGGCGACACTCTCAATGGCGTTGTTACAGACTTCATCAAGAGGATGTACTACTTGCGTCAATGCATCCCCACAGGATATTTGGTGACTAATATGGCCAATGAGCTCTATCATTTCTCACTAGAGG CTATTGCCTCCATACTGTTTGAGACGAGGCTTGGGTGTCTGGAAAAGGAAATCCCTGCCGGTACACAACACTTCATCAACTCAATATCCAAGATGTTCTCCAACAACTTTGTTGTGATGTTGCTGCCCAAGTGGAGCCGCGGTATACTGCCCTACTGGGGGCGTTACATTGAAGGCTGGGATGGTATTTTTAGCTTTAGTGAGTGGCAGCTGAGGT ATGACAAGAAGATGGAGTTCATTCAGAAATGCTTGGATAACAACGAGGAGGTCAAAGGCGAATACCTAACATACCTCCTCTCAAACACTCAGATGAGCACTAAAAATGTGTATGGCAACATCACCGAACTACTTTTAGCTGGAGTGGGCACAGTAAAGAAACACCAGACCTTCACATCAACTGCAACTTGA
- the tnnt1 gene encoding troponin T, slow skeletal muscle isoform X1, with translation MSDVEEEYEEQTDEVEEEQEVEPEQEEEETQQAEEDVGEQQEYQEEERPKPKPMVPQLAPPKIPEGERVDFDDIHRKRMEKDLLELHTLIDVHFEQRKKDEEELIGLKERIERRRSERAEIQRVRAEKEKDRQNRIAEERHRKEEEEAKKKADDEAKKKKVLSGMGANFGGFLAKAESRRGKRLTGKEIKKKTLAERRQPLGIESLREDGLRQRAQEMWNWIYQLESEKFDYMEHMKHQKYEIIVLLNRIQHAQKFKKVHGKGKVGGRWK, from the exons ATGTCAGATGTAGAAGAGGAGTACGA GGAACAGACAGATG AGgttgaagaggagcaggaggtcGAGcctgagcaggaggaggaggagacgcaGCAGGCAGAGGAGGATGTAGGAG AGCAGCAAGAGTATCAAG AGGAGGAGCGCCCCAAACCAAA ACCCATGGTGCCTCAACTTGCCCCTCCGAAGATCCCTGAGGGGGAGAGAGTGGATTTTGAT GACATCCACAGAAAGCGTATGGAGAAGGACTTACTGGAGCTGCATACTCTAATCGATGTCCACTTcgagcagaggaagaaggatgAGGAAGAACTCATCGGCCTCAAGGAACGAATT GAGCGTCGTCGGTCAGAGAGAGCTGAGATCCAGAGAGTcagagcagagaaggagaaagacagacagaacaggatCGCG GAGGAACGCcacagaaaagaggaagaggaagccaAGAAGAAGGCCGACGATGaggccaagaagaagaaagtgctGTCTGGCATGGGAGCAAACTTTGGAGGCTTCCTGGCCAAG GCTGAGTCGAGGAGGGGCAAGCGTCTAACAGGCAAAGAGATCAAGAAGAAGACTCTGGCTGAGAGACGGCAGCCACTGGGCATCGAAAGTCTGAGAGAGGACGGCCTCAG GCAACGGGCTCAGGAGATGTGGAACTGGATCTACCAGCTGGAGTCTGAGAAGTTTGACTACATGGAGCACATGAAACACCAGAAATACGAG ATCATTGTGCTGCTGAACAGAATCCAACATGCTCAGAAGTT taAAAAGGTCCACGGCAAAGGGAAGGTCGGCGGTCGCTGGAAgtaa
- the tnnt1 gene encoding troponin T, slow skeletal muscle isoform X2 gives MVPQLAPPKIPEGERVDFDDIHRKRMEKDLLELHTLIDVHFEQRKKDEEELIGLKERIERRRSERAEIQRVRAEKEKDRQNRIAEERHRKEEEEAKKKADDEAKKKKVLSGMGANFGGFLAKAESRRGKRLTGKEIKKKTLAERRQPLGIESLREDGLRQRAQEMWNWIYQLESEKFDYMEHMKHQKYEIIVLLNRIQHAQKFKKVHGKGKVGGRWK, from the exons ATGGTGCCTCAACTTGCCCCTCCGAAGATCCCTGAGGGGGAGAGAGTGGATTTTGAT GACATCCACAGAAAGCGTATGGAGAAGGACTTACTGGAGCTGCATACTCTAATCGATGTCCACTTcgagcagaggaagaaggatgAGGAAGAACTCATCGGCCTCAAGGAACGAATT GAGCGTCGTCGGTCAGAGAGAGCTGAGATCCAGAGAGTcagagcagagaaggagaaagacagacagaacaggatCGCG GAGGAACGCcacagaaaagaggaagaggaagccaAGAAGAAGGCCGACGATGaggccaagaagaagaaagtgctGTCTGGCATGGGAGCAAACTTTGGAGGCTTCCTGGCCAAG GCTGAGTCGAGGAGGGGCAAGCGTCTAACAGGCAAAGAGATCAAGAAGAAGACTCTGGCTGAGAGACGGCAGCCACTGGGCATCGAAAGTCTGAGAGAGGACGGCCTCAG GCAACGGGCTCAGGAGATGTGGAACTGGATCTACCAGCTGGAGTCTGAGAAGTTTGACTACATGGAGCACATGAAACACCAGAAATACGAG ATCATTGTGCTGCTGAACAGAATCCAACATGCTCAGAAGTT taAAAAGGTCCACGGCAAAGGGAAGGTCGGCGGTCGCTGGAAgtaa